The stretch of DNA TAAGGAGCATGCGGTGAAATCACCGTTGTAATTCTTCCATCAGCTTGTCCGTGCCAGTCTTTGGAGAAGCGAGCGGCCTCCTCCAGCTTCTGCTGCTGTACATCAGGCGGACACAGACCAATCACGCCGCGTGACAGCACGCCGCGGATTCCGCTTTCTGAAGTCACCTTAGCCACTTGGTCCATATGGTCATACATATCGAGAAAGGTCGTCGTACCTCCCTTGAGCATTTCCAATACAGAAAGCGAGGTTCCCCAATATACATCCTCGCTGGTAAACTTTGCTTCCATCGGCCACATCTTCTCCTGAAGCCATACCTGAAGCGCTAGATCATCACCATAACCCCGCAGCAGAGACATTGCTGCATGGCCATGTGTATTGATCAAGCCAGGCATGAACAGAAGATGCCGTCCGTCAAATACTTCAGTACCCTCCTGAACCTTTGGGCGCTGTTCTCCAATATAGGCTATCTGATCATCTTCGATCAGCATATAGCCATGGATTACAGGCTTCTCTGCCTGCATTACGGCAAAAGCTCCGTTCTCAATCAGCCACTTCCGACTCATTCGTCTGATTCTCCTTCCCGTTATCCAAATAATATGCCAAGCTGAGCAAATCTGTAGTGAAATCGGCGGCATGCACCCTAACTTCAGATGGAACCTTCAGAATGGACGGAGCAAAATTCAAGATCGCTTGAATTCCTGCACGAACCAACTGATCCGCAACACGCTGTGCTTCAAAATCAGGCACCGTAATAATGGCGATTCGTATGTTCTCTTTGATGACAGTCTCCTCAAGCTCCTCGATCGGCTGGATCATCAATGAATTGATCTTTGATCCCACCTTCGCAGGAGATGCATCAAAGACAGCGACAATCTTCATATTGTCGTTCAAATAAGTATTGTAGTTGGAGAGGGCCTGGCCTAAATTACCGGCCCCCACCAACGCCACGCTAATCTGCTGATCCAAATTCAGGATGTGCCGAATCTTCTCAATCAGATAGGTCACATCATAACCGATCCCCTTGCGCCCGAAATCACCAAAATAAGCTAGATCCTTACGGATTTGAGCCGGATTCAAATCCAGCTTCTGCCCAAGCTCCTGTGAAGATACTGTCGATACATCACGGCTGCTCAGTTCATTCAAGTAACGCAGGTAGACCGGAAGACGCCGAACTACGGCATCTGATATTTTCTCTGTTTTCATCTCTAGTGTTCCCCCTTATTTACGCCCCGTGTGCGTACTATTCGGCTGAGTCAAGCCAGTCCGAGATCCGGGAAACCATTTGGCTCATAGGCATATGTTCCATCTTGGGACCCGGCAAAGAATACAAGAAGTACTTGCCGTAATAAGATTCCAGTATACGTGTATCATAAACAATGACAATTCCTCGATCCTTAGAGGATCGTACCAGTCTACCGAACCCCTGCTTAAAACGAATCACTGCCTGGGGAACCGACAGCTTCATGAACGGGTTCTTCTTCTGCTGCTGCAGCCGCTCGCTCTTCGCCTCAACCAGCGGATGATTGGGCGGTTGAAAAGGGAGGCGGACGATAGCAAGACTGGTCAGAGCTTCCCCAGGAATATCGACCCCTTCCCAGAAGCTGCTCGTCCCCAGCAGAACCGAAGCTTCCTTGCTCTGGAATCTGCGGGTCAGCTTGGTACGGCTGCCGCTATCCACCCCCTGCCCAATGACAGAAATTCCATGGGCAGACAGTCTCTCCTTCAAAGGATCATAGACTTGACGAAGCATGCGGTAAGACGTAAACAGAACAAGCATCCGGCCCTGTGTGGCTATAGCGGAATCCGCAAGTGAGCCTGCTAAGGTCTGAATAAAATGCTCATCTCCTACACTTCCCTTTACGCTGGGAAAGTCCCGCGGAATGACAAGCAGCGCCTGCTCCCGG from Paenibacillus sp. CAA11 encodes:
- a CDS encoding redox-sensing transcriptional repressor Rex, which codes for MKTEKISDAVVRRLPVYLRYLNELSSRDVSTVSSQELGQKLDLNPAQIRKDLAYFGDFGRKGIGYDVTYLIEKIRHILNLDQQISVALVGAGNLGQALSNYNTYLNDNMKIVAVFDASPAKVGSKINSLMIQPIEELEETVIKENIRIAIITVPDFEAQRVADQLVRAGIQAILNFAPSILKVPSEVRVHAADFTTDLLSLAYYLDNGKENQTNESEVAD